The sequence CATAATTAAAAACCTCTCCTTTAAATTTATATAAAATAAAAGTTGTCATACTTGGATATCTTTCAATATCTTTAATCAAAGCATTAAATCTAATATCTTTAGATGCTTTTTCTTTTAATACTTCAAAAGGAATTTCTTTCACATAACCATTTACCCTTATAAAAAAACCTAGAGGGAAATTTGAAAGCCCCTCTTCATCATGTTCTACTGGAATATTTTCTGATACTAAAGAACAAACTGCTACCTTTTTATTTTTAATTAATTGCTCGTAAAAAGATTTTGTATTCATAGTTTGAAAATAAATTCCCTCTTCATCATATGTTAAAAAATGAGCTATCCTAATTTCTGGAAAATCATTATTAACTGTTGCAAAACTATAAGAATGAACTTTTTCAAAAGCTTCATAAATTTCTTTTATTTTCATAACTTCCTCCTTTTAAATATTTTTTTCTCTATAAAACTTTTTATTAACTAAAGCCATGGTTTTTCCATATCTATATCCTTTAGAAAAACTCATTTCTCTTTTTCTCTGTTCACTTACTGACATATCACTAATCAATATATCTGTTTCTCCACTTTGCTTTCTTTTCTACAGCCTGTGAATAATAAATTAAAACTGAAAAATAATCCTATAAAAAATATACTTTTTATTTTCATTGACATATAATATCTCCTTCTCCTTACTTTATATTATTATACGTTTTAATATATATAATTTGAATATTATTTTACGCCTAAAAAATATAAAAATAAGACTTTACAGTTGAATAAAAAAAACATATGTATTATAATAATAATGAGGTGAGTTATATGAAAGTACAAAAAATGAACTATCAAAATCCAAAAGATAAGCAATACTTTGATTTTGAAATTATAAAAATTAGAAAATTTTTTGAAAAACACCCTCAAAAACTTTTAGAAACTGATGTACGTCTTGAATTTTGGGTGTTATTATATATTACAAAAGGAAGTGGAGTTCACTATATTGATTTTAAAAAATATCCTTATAAATCAGGAGATTTAATTATCATTGAACGTCGCCGTGTCCATTCCTTTAAAGTGAATAACGATGTAGAAGGTTATGTAATCAATTTGAATGAACCCTTCTTTTTTGAAGATAGCGAAAATAATAATATGGATTTACTTGCTTTCTTTGAAACACCTGATGAAAGACCTATTTTATCTATAGATATGTCCAGTAATTCAACTAATAAGATTCTCATAGATTTAATTTATAAAGAATATAGTGAAAATCATGATTATTCTTCAAGAAATCTTATTCGTTCTTTATTTAAAAGTTTTATTTTTTCATTATACTTAAAAGAAAAGGATAAAATTATTCACTCTTCTACTATGGAATATAAATATTATAATAAATATCGTGAACTAATTGAGCTTAATTTTAGAAATTTAAAAATAGTCAATGATTATTCAAAACTTATAGGAGTTAGCGTTAAAACAATAAATACAGCATGTAAAAAATGTGCAGATATTAGTGCTAAACAACTTTTAATAAACAGAATTATACTTGAAGCCAAACGTCTTCTTGTTAAAGGAGATATGAAAATATATCAAATTTCATATTATTTAGGTTTTAATGAGCCTGCTAATTTTTCAGCATTTTTTAAAAAACATACAGGAATGAGCACCAATGATTTTAAAAACATTATTAAGCTAAAAGAATACAAATAATTATTTTTATAAATTAAAAGTGCACTTAAAGTATAACCTTCAAGTGCACTTCTTTTATTTTAATACTGGTTTCTGGGCTTATTTTGTTGCTATTTTATGTAATTTTCTACTTCCTCCTGATAAACACTCACAACCATCTTTAGTTATTACAAAATTTTCTTCTAAATCAAAAACTCCACCATCATTAACTACTCCTGGTTCTAAATTTATAATCATTCCCTCTTGTAAAATAGTATCATCATAAATAGTTACTGAAGGGGGTTCAGTACTACTAAGACCCATTCCATGACCCATTCTTCCACAATCAAACGTTGCTTCAAAACCTGCTTCTTCCATCAATCTAGCACATTCTCTTGCAACATCAGCTATTGCTACTCCTGGTTTCATTGACTTTGATGCTTCCATTGTTATTTCATGTATTTTATCTTGAAGTTTTATATTTTCTTCTGATAATTCTCCTACAATTCCAGCACGACAAAAATCTGACCAATATCCATTATATCTAGCTCCTAAATCAAGCCATAACATATCACCTTTTTCTAATTTTCTATCAGTACTTGTTTTACTTATTCTTCCATAATTTTCTTTTCCTGAAGTTATAATTACAAATCCTGGATATTCAGCTCCTCCGTCTAACATGTGTTTTTGAACTTTTTGAGATATTTCTCTTTCTGTCATTCCTTCTTTAACTTCTGGGAAAGTATTATCATGAGCATAACTTGTTGCTTGACAAGCTCTTCTTAAACACTCTATTTCTTTTTTAGATTTTATTAATCTTTGTGACCAAATTAAACTAGCCGCATCTACAAATTTAACTTCTGGAAGAATTAATTTTAATCCTTCGTAGGTATTTATTTCAAAACTTATCCTTTGTTCAAACCCTAATTCCATTCCAACATTTCCACTTGTCATTCCTATCTTCTCCATCACTGATTTTAATTCTTCAGGAGTTGGACCTAATAAGCTTCTAAATTCTAAAACGTCACAACAAAAAGATATTGCAGCAGCTTCAGGGGCTACAAATGTTTGTACCATTAATTTAGGAACCCCATTAACTGGTATAAATAAGAATGAAGGTCTTGTAAAAGTTGACCATGGTGCATGCGTACAATAATTTGCATAATAATTTAAATTTGCTTCAGCACTTACTAACATTCCACACATATTTTGTTCTTTCATTTTCTTTTGAGCTAATTTAATTCTAGCTTTTATATCTTGTTCATTAAATTTTATTAATTCCATTATTCTATCTCCTTATTTTAATTTTTCTTCTTCTAGTTCTCTTTTTTCTTGTTCCTTCGAAACTTTTTGTAATCTTAAAATTAAACCAACAAAACCACCAAAGAATATTGTTAAAATTATTATCATTGATATAATACTTGATGTTGTCATTTTGACCTCCTAATTTTAATTAGTTACTGTATCCATTATCTGGAACTTCTGGATATTCTTCTCCATTAAAGTATTTATGTTTTACTGAATTTGCAATTTTATCATTAAATATAATTGAAACTAAAATCATCAATCCACCTTGTACAAAGAAAGTTCCTAAATTTGCAACCCCAAATGGATTCCACCAATTTGCTTCCCAAGCAATTGATTGATATGACCACCATACAAACATAAGAAGAACTACTGCTGGAGCAAATATTTTAATTGATACTTCCCACCAAGATCCTATATTCATAGCTGTATACTTTGTATTTAAGAATTTTTCTCTTACTTTTTTAGCACCAAACTTACGTATTGCAAAACAAGAGAATAATGCTCCTACTAACATCATTTGACCTGCTACCCAGTCTTGATTTGATAAGAAATTAGCATTCCATGCTGATGGAGCTCCCCAAATTAATAACAATAAGAATATTTTTATTATACTTTTCTTTCTATCAAATCCAGAATCAACAAATGGTAATGATACTATCATAAAATGACAAATATTTGAAGAAATTGCGGCAAATAATAAACTAACGAAGAACATTATCGAAACTATATATCCACCTGGCATATGCTCAAATAAATTAGTCATAGAAATAAATGTTAAACCATTATTTCCTGATTTTGTAATTGCTATTGCTTCTGTTATTGTTGGAGCTAATGCAAATATTGCTGGTATTACCGCCATTCCTGCAATTAATGATACTGAGGCATCACCAAAAACTTGAATTGTTGTAGTTAAACTAACATCTGATTTTGCTCTTGAAAATACTGCTAAAGTTATTACTAATCCCCAACCTGGACCTGCTGACCAAACTGCTTGTGTTAAAGCTTCTAACCAAAGTTTATAGTTTAATAACTCCTTAAAATCAAAATGAAATAAATATTCTAAACCTTTTCCTGCTCCAGGTAATGTTACTGATCTTATAGCTGCTACTAACAAACATCCTAATAAAACAGGCAAGAAAATTTTATTTGCTTTTTCTATCCCTTTTACTCCTGTATATGCTATATAAGCAGATACGGCAAGAACTATTATAAATAAAGCTAAAGTAATTATGTTTCCATTTGAAACAGAATTAAATTTAGTTACTTTATCTACTCCATAATAACCCTTTGTTACAGACAATCCTAAGTAATAAGCTACCCAAGCCACCACTGCTGAATAATAAGCTGCAACACATGCCATTATTATCGCAACAACTGCTCCCATCCAAGCAAACTTTTTACCTACAAAATCTCTAAAAGCTCCTGGAGTTCCATGTCTTGAAGCCCGTCCCATTACATGTTCTCCCATCATAATGGGCAAACAAATTATAATACACATAATCGCCCACGCAATTATAAATGTTCCCCCACCATTTGCAGCTGCAACTCTAGGAAAACGCCATATATTACCCGTTCCTACAGACCCAGCAATCAAAGAAGCCACTAACGCTAATTGTGATGAATAACCTAGTTTCTTTTTGTCCATTACTTTCCTCCCTACTATTTATTTACTTTAAATTAAAAACTAACATAGAATAAAATTTACAAGCTTCTATAATTTCTTCAACTGAACAATTTTCATCTTTAGTATGTGCATATTTTGGTTCCCCAGCTCCAAAACCTATTGTTGGTATACCATATTTTCCTGCTGAAGTTACACCATTTGTTGAAAAATCCCATTTAAAAATTTCTGGTTTTTTATTATTTAATCTTTCAAATGACTCTACGGCAGATTTTACTAATATATGTTCTTGATCTATTTCCCAAGCTGGTAAAAACGAATGTAATATTGTTTCTTTTCCTGTCCAACTTTCTCCTATTTGATTATATATTTCCCATTCTGCATCTGTTCCTTCAATTAGCATTTCAATTTCTTCTTTTATAAATTTTTTATTTTCCCCAATTATTAATCTTCTATCTAAATAAATACTACATAAATCTGGTACTGCATTTAAAGATACTGAATTA is a genomic window of Fusobacterium sp. JB019 containing:
- a CDS encoding 4Fe-4S binding protein, producing the protein MKIKEIYEAFEKVHSYSFATVNNDFPEIRIAHFLTYDEEGIYFQTMNTKSFYEQLIKNKKVAVCSLVSENIPVEHDEEGLSNFPLGFFIRVNGYVKEIPFEVLKEKASKDIRFNALIKDIERYPSMTTFILYKFKGEVFNYDFAKEKLDYKIKRERFSIGGMEYKEAGLIIDAEKCISCGKCLEICSFDAIVHEDKYFINSKYCDECGSCKISCPVDAIKKSL
- a CDS encoding helix-turn-helix transcriptional regulator, which gives rise to MKVQKMNYQNPKDKQYFDFEIIKIRKFFEKHPQKLLETDVRLEFWVLLYITKGSGVHYIDFKKYPYKSGDLIIIERRRVHSFKVNNDVEGYVINLNEPFFFEDSENNNMDLLAFFETPDERPILSIDMSSNSTNKILIDLIYKEYSENHDYSSRNLIRSLFKSFIFSLYLKEKDKIIHSSTMEYKYYNKYRELIELNFRNLKIVNDYSKLIGVSVKTINTACKKCADISAKQLLINRIILEAKRLLVKGDMKIYQISYYLGFNEPANFSAFFKKHTGMSTNDFKNIIKLKEYK
- a CDS encoding Xaa-Pro peptidase family protein, producing MELIKFNEQDIKARIKLAQKKMKEQNMCGMLVSAEANLNYYANYCTHAPWSTFTRPSFLFIPVNGVPKLMVQTFVAPEAAAISFCCDVLEFRSLLGPTPEELKSVMEKIGMTSGNVGMELGFEQRISFEINTYEGLKLILPEVKFVDAASLIWSQRLIKSKKEIECLRRACQATSYAHDNTFPEVKEGMTEREISQKVQKHMLDGGAEYPGFVIITSGKENYGRISKTSTDRKLEKGDMLWLDLGARYNGYWSDFCRAGIVGELSEENIKLQDKIHEITMEASKSMKPGVAIADVARECARLMEEAGFEATFDCGRMGHGMGLSSTEPPSVTIYDDTILQEGMIINLEPGVVNDGGVFDLEENFVITKDGCECLSGGSRKLHKIATK
- a CDS encoding sodium-dependent transporter, producing MDKKKLGYSSQLALVASLIAGSVGTGNIWRFPRVAAANGGGTFIIAWAIMCIIICLPIMMGEHVMGRASRHGTPGAFRDFVGKKFAWMGAVVAIIMACVAAYYSAVVAWVAYYLGLSVTKGYYGVDKVTKFNSVSNGNIITLALFIIVLAVSAYIAYTGVKGIEKANKIFLPVLLGCLLVAAIRSVTLPGAGKGLEYLFHFDFKELLNYKLWLEALTQAVWSAGPGWGLVITLAVFSRAKSDVSLTTTIQVFGDASVSLIAGMAVIPAIFALAPTITEAIAITKSGNNGLTFISMTNLFEHMPGGYIVSIMFFVSLLFAAISSNICHFMIVSLPFVDSGFDRKKSIIKIFLLLLIWGAPSAWNANFLSNQDWVAGQMMLVGALFSCFAIRKFGAKKVREKFLNTKYTAMNIGSWWEVSIKIFAPAVVLLMFVWWSYQSIAWEANWWNPFGVANLGTFFVQGGLMILVSIIFNDKIANSVKHKYFNGEEYPEVPDNGYSN